In Dioscorea cayenensis subsp. rotundata cultivar TDr96_F1 chromosome 9, TDr96_F1_v2_PseudoChromosome.rev07_lg8_w22 25.fasta, whole genome shotgun sequence, a genomic segment contains:
- the LOC120269172 gene encoding hydrophobic protein OSR8-like: MDSNPCCAFLEILLAIVLPPLGVFLHYGCCSLEFCICLLLTILGYVPGIIYAIYVLVATDRRREYYEPLA; the protein is encoded by the exons ATGGATTCCAATCCGTGCTGCGCTTTCCTAGAGATCCTCCTCGCCATCGTCCTCCCTCCTCTCGGCGTCTTCTTGCACTACGGCTGCTGCAGC CTAGAGTTCTGCATCTGTTTGCTGCTCACCATCCTTGGCTATGTCCCTGGCATCATCTATGCCATCTATGTTCTTGTCGCCACCGACCGCCGCCGCGAGTATTATGAGCCCCTTGCTTGA